A genomic stretch from Microbacterium proteolyticum includes:
- a CDS encoding 6-phospho-beta-glucosidase, protein MKLAMIGGGGFRTPLVYRALLLDRDPGRVDEVALIDTDGTRLRTMARILEDQARDFPDAPRVSVHTDAEEGLRGADFVFSAIRVGGMAGRATDERIGLSHGVIGQETVGFGGISYALRTLPVAMQLAELIQRVAPDAWVINFTNPAGVVTEAMGRVLGKRVIGICDSPIGLARRALGALGIRDSADVEIEYAGLNHLGWLTALRRDGVDLLPELLASPERIESFEEGALFGADWIQTLGALPNEYLHYYSYRRDVLQADQYAATTRGRYLLDQQAGFWDEAATAPRPHAAWEACRHEREVTYMATNRDSAGMGDRDEEDLVSGGYENVAIALMRAIAYDQSARLILNVPGGGVLAGLDSEAVVEVPCIVGADGPRPIESAAVPAFGLGLVTTVKYVERQTIEAALGGSRAAALRALAHHPLIDSVRVARALLDDAGSSFADLSYLR, encoded by the coding sequence ATGAAGCTTGCCATGATCGGTGGCGGAGGATTCCGCACCCCTCTGGTCTACCGCGCCCTCCTCCTGGATCGCGACCCGGGCCGTGTCGATGAGGTCGCCCTCATCGACACCGACGGCACGCGGCTTCGGACGATGGCCCGCATCCTCGAGGATCAGGCGCGGGACTTCCCCGACGCGCCGCGCGTGAGCGTGCACACGGATGCCGAGGAGGGCCTGCGCGGCGCCGACTTCGTGTTCTCGGCCATCCGCGTCGGCGGCATGGCGGGTCGGGCGACCGACGAGCGCATCGGCCTGTCGCACGGGGTCATCGGCCAGGAGACCGTCGGTTTCGGCGGTATCTCCTACGCTCTGCGCACGCTGCCGGTGGCCATGCAGCTCGCCGAGCTCATCCAGCGGGTCGCCCCCGACGCCTGGGTCATCAATTTCACCAACCCCGCCGGCGTCGTCACCGAGGCCATGGGCCGCGTGCTCGGCAAGCGCGTCATCGGTATCTGCGACTCACCGATCGGCCTCGCCCGTCGAGCGCTCGGAGCCCTCGGCATCCGCGATTCGGCCGACGTCGAGATCGAGTACGCGGGCCTCAACCACCTGGGCTGGCTCACCGCTCTCCGCCGCGACGGCGTCGACCTGCTGCCGGAGCTGCTCGCCTCGCCCGAGCGCATCGAGTCGTTCGAGGAGGGGGCGCTGTTCGGCGCCGACTGGATCCAGACGCTCGGCGCGCTGCCCAACGAGTACCTGCACTACTACTCGTACCGGCGCGACGTGCTGCAGGCCGACCAGTACGCCGCGACCACCCGCGGGCGCTACCTGCTCGACCAGCAGGCCGGCTTCTGGGACGAGGCTGCGACCGCCCCCCGCCCGCACGCCGCCTGGGAGGCCTGCCGCCACGAGCGCGAGGTCACCTACATGGCAACCAACCGCGACTCCGCCGGCATGGGCGACCGCGATGAAGAAGACCTCGTCTCGGGCGGGTACGAGAACGTCGCGATCGCGCTCATGCGTGCGATCGCCTACGACCAGTCGGCCCGTCTCATCCTCAACGTCCCCGGCGGCGGCGTGCTCGCGGGCCTCGACAGCGAGGCCGTCGTCGAGGTGCCCTGCATCGTCGGCGCCGACGGCCCGCGCCCCATCGAGAGCGCGGCCGTCCCCGCCTTCGGGCTGGGGCTCGTCACGACCGTGAAGTACGTCGAGCGGCAGACCATCGAGGCCGCCCTCGGTGGTTCGCGCGCGGCCGCCCTGCGCGCCCTCGCCCACCACCCGCTCATCGACTCGGTACGCGTGGCCCGCGCCCTGCTGGACGACGCCGGCTCCAGCTTCGCCGACCTGTCGTACCTCCGCTGA
- a CDS encoding DeoR/GlpR family DNA-binding transcription regulator yields the protein MKDVRDREILQHLRSARAATVAELAEATGSSIATIRRDLQRLDEAGLLRRTHGGAVMSEGDAPFATVEPVNREGKERIAQAAAATIHDGQAVILDVGTTTLQLARLLRGRAVTVITNNLAIYDVLRDERETHLVLLPGDYDPVYRSVAGHLTTESLRLIRADHAFLGVSGMSPQGDLRDTTLAQVPIKQAMLAACDAATVLADHSKFPGSGAGRIALPLALRRLITDAPLEGPIVESLGRRNVEIVTA from the coding sequence ATGAAAGACGTCAGAGATCGCGAGATCCTCCAGCACCTGCGTTCCGCTCGGGCCGCCACGGTCGCCGAGCTCGCCGAAGCGACCGGTTCGAGCATCGCCACGATCCGTCGCGATCTGCAGCGCCTCGACGAGGCGGGGCTGCTGCGCCGCACGCACGGCGGTGCGGTGATGAGCGAGGGCGACGCCCCGTTCGCCACCGTCGAGCCGGTCAACCGCGAGGGCAAGGAGCGCATCGCGCAGGCCGCGGCCGCGACCATCCACGACGGTCAGGCCGTCATCCTCGACGTCGGCACGACGACGTTGCAGCTCGCCCGCCTGCTGCGCGGCCGTGCGGTGACCGTCATCACCAACAACCTCGCCATCTACGACGTGCTGCGCGACGAGCGCGAGACGCACCTCGTGCTGCTTCCCGGCGACTACGACCCGGTGTATCGCAGCGTCGCCGGCCACCTCACGACCGAATCGCTGCGCCTCATCCGCGCCGATCATGCCTTCCTCGGCGTCAGCGGCATGTCGCCGCAGGGCGATCTGCGCGACACGACCCTCGCGCAAGTGCCGATCAAGCAGGCCATGCTCGCCGCGTGCGACGCGGCGACGGTGCTCGCCGACCACAGCAAGTTCCCCGGCAGCGGCGCCGGGCGTATCGCCCTGCCCCTCGCCCTGCGGCGGCTCATCACCGATGCGCCGCTCGAGGGCCCGATCGTCGAGTCCCTGGGCCGACGGAATGTCGAGATTGTGACCGCATGA
- a CDS encoding MFS transporter produces MTTTAPVPTPVAGPSVLRYGGLIVVMLLSFLLVTAEFLPNGVLTEMAASLGVTPGQAGQTVTVTALAGLLFAPTIGLLLPRLDRRTLLVGAAAAAALSSLVVALAPSLPAILVARFLLGAAISSFWSMSITVAARLASPDRIGRALMFGSAGVSLATVAGVPIGVALSELLDWRLAFLAIAVVTAAVGVAVRLALPPVPPAAASSLGILLDTLRRPGVGGAMIGHVLVVLGHFVAYTYVRLSLERIPDIDAGTIVLLLALFGVGGLIGNIVVGVVVDRAFRRLAVAGPLVIAASIAALVLLPDAVVAVAIAVAVWGFFFSSWLIIVNTWVGHYMPDRLEAGGSLMVSGFQLAIVIAAGVGGILVDAAGVVTVDAIGVALLVVGAVLFGLSVRAPRAGRG; encoded by the coding sequence ATGACCACCACCGCCCCCGTTCCCACCCCCGTCGCCGGGCCGTCCGTCCTGCGGTATGGCGGTCTCATCGTCGTGATGCTCCTGAGCTTCCTGCTCGTCACCGCCGAGTTCCTGCCCAACGGCGTGCTCACCGAGATGGCCGCGTCGCTCGGGGTCACTCCCGGTCAGGCCGGACAGACGGTCACCGTCACGGCGCTGGCGGGGCTGCTGTTCGCCCCCACCATCGGACTGCTGCTGCCGCGCCTCGATCGCCGCACCCTGCTGGTCGGCGCGGCGGCGGCAGCCGCGTTGTCCAGCCTCGTCGTGGCGCTCGCTCCCAGCCTGCCGGCGATCCTCGTCGCACGCTTCCTGCTGGGAGCGGCGATCAGCTCGTTCTGGTCGATGTCCATCACCGTGGCGGCGCGCCTCGCGAGTCCCGATCGCATCGGCCGAGCCCTCATGTTCGGTTCGGCGGGGGTGTCGCTGGCCACGGTCGCCGGCGTACCGATCGGCGTCGCCCTCAGCGAGCTCCTCGACTGGCGCCTCGCCTTTCTCGCGATCGCGGTCGTCACCGCCGCAGTCGGGGTCGCGGTGCGCCTCGCGCTGCCGCCGGTGCCGCCGGCCGCGGCGTCGAGCCTCGGCATCCTGCTCGACACGCTGCGTCGCCCCGGCGTCGGCGGCGCCATGATCGGTCACGTGCTCGTCGTGCTCGGCCACTTCGTGGCCTACACGTACGTGCGTCTGTCGCTCGAGCGCATTCCCGACATCGATGCCGGCACGATCGTGCTGCTTCTCGCGCTGTTCGGGGTGGGCGGCCTCATCGGCAACATCGTCGTCGGCGTCGTGGTCGACCGCGCCTTCCGACGCCTCGCGGTCGCGGGACCGCTCGTGATCGCCGCGTCGATCGCGGCGCTCGTGCTGCTGCCGGATGCCGTGGTCGCCGTCGCGATCGCGGTGGCGGTATGGGGCTTCTTCTTCTCGTCGTGGCTGATCATCGTGAACACGTGGGTGGGCCACTACATGCCCGACCGCCTCGAGGCCGGCGGCAGCCTGATGGTGAGCGGGTTCCAGCTCGCGATCGTGATCGCGGCGGGCGTCGGCGGCATCCTCGTCGATGCGGCGGGGGTCGTGACGGTGGATGCCATCGGCGTCGCGCTGCTGGTGGTCGGAGCCGTCCTGTTCGGGCTGTCGGTGCGGGCCCCGCGCGCCGGGCGGGGCTGA
- a CDS encoding PfkB family carbohydrate kinase has product MTVASRPTPRLLTAGQLFLDLVFADLATAPRLGEEHWTPAFGWGPGGIANYAIAAARLGVDTVLCADAGTDALSGLVRERLADEGIADGIREVSDWALPVTAAMNYDGDRALVTGGRPAAPMASLLQNAPVTPVAALHIDDSVSEWVRERAAAGTKVFADIGWDADEDWDLAALDVLDGCHAFLPNEAEARAYTRADDARAAARALAERVPLAVVTRGGHGVIAVDAATGTEVEIGAVAIDFVDATGAGDVFGGALAAAELTTWTLRERVEFATLVAAITVSRPGGAAAAPRLDELLPWLDAHPAAADPARFAFLRAALHDGASPFAAPPRPTPSSHRTRI; this is encoded by the coding sequence ATGACGGTTGCATCCCGCCCCACCCCCCGCCTCCTGACGGCGGGGCAGCTCTTCCTCGATCTGGTCTTCGCCGACCTGGCCACGGCCCCGCGCCTCGGCGAGGAGCACTGGACCCCCGCGTTCGGCTGGGGCCCCGGCGGTATCGCCAACTACGCCATCGCCGCGGCTCGCCTCGGCGTGGACACCGTGCTCTGCGCCGACGCCGGCACCGACGCCCTCTCGGGCCTGGTGCGGGAGCGACTCGCCGACGAGGGCATCGCCGACGGCATCCGCGAGGTGTCCGACTGGGCCCTGCCCGTCACCGCCGCGATGAACTACGACGGTGACCGTGCGCTCGTGACCGGCGGACGCCCCGCTGCCCCGATGGCATCCCTCCTTCAGAACGCGCCCGTCACTCCTGTAGCCGCTCTGCACATCGACGACTCGGTGTCGGAGTGGGTGCGCGAGCGCGCCGCCGCCGGCACCAAGGTCTTCGCCGACATCGGCTGGGATGCCGATGAGGACTGGGACCTCGCTGCCCTCGACGTGCTCGACGGATGCCACGCCTTCCTCCCCAACGAGGCCGAGGCCCGCGCGTACACCCGCGCCGACGACGCCCGCGCAGCCGCCCGCGCTCTCGCCGAGCGCGTACCCCTGGCCGTGGTCACCCGCGGCGGCCACGGCGTGATCGCCGTCGACGCGGCGACCGGAACCGAGGTCGAGATCGGCGCTGTCGCCATCGACTTCGTCGACGCGACCGGCGCCGGCGACGTCTTCGGCGGCGCGCTGGCCGCCGCCGAGCTGACGACGTGGACGCTTCGCGAACGCGTCGAGTTCGCCACCCTCGTCGCGGCCATCACGGTGTCGCGTCCCGGCGGCGCGGCAGCCGCTCCCCGTCTCGACGAGTTGCTCCCCTGGCTCGACGCCCACCCGGCGGCCGCCGACCCGGCGCGCTTCGCCTTCCTCCGCGCCGCGCTGCACGACGGCGCATCGCCTTTCGCCGCCCCACCCCGCCCCACCCCGTCCTCACACCGCACCCGAATCTAG
- a CDS encoding MFS transporter: protein MTATIPTFAPSSPSRLRAAVLAVWSVGVVAYVVSIVNRTSLSALGIETADRFAITAATLSLLAVVQLGIYGALQLPVGLLLDRFGAGIVLTAGMAVMAAAQVLLAAAPDVGVAIAARLLMGAGEAAIFPGVLRVIGMRFPRRIAPTAVQVTGLLGQFGQIISVVPFAALVGLSGWTAAFLSLGGVTVLTAVLVAVIVRERRPAVVERTPVARAVREAWRSPGTRLAFWVHFVTSFSGNAFAILWGFPFLVAGQGLDAGTAGALFSVYVVGGIVLGPLVGAVSGRFPHARTALVVSLVAVQASSWAAVLAFPDRAPLPLLVVLALAMCAGGPASMVAFDIVRDHNPRERLSTASGVVNGAGFSSSILVILAIGAALTLQAGGAEYSPAAFRLAELVQVPFWTAGLLLVWRAQRAVRLSSAPEAP from the coding sequence ATGACGGCCACCATCCCGACCTTCGCGCCGTCGTCCCCGTCGCGGCTCAGGGCCGCCGTGCTCGCCGTGTGGTCGGTCGGGGTCGTCGCCTACGTCGTGTCGATCGTGAACCGCACGTCGCTCTCCGCCCTGGGCATCGAGACGGCCGACCGGTTCGCGATCACCGCGGCGACGCTGTCGCTGCTGGCCGTCGTGCAACTCGGCATCTACGGCGCGCTGCAGCTACCCGTCGGTCTGCTGCTCGACCGCTTCGGCGCGGGAATCGTGCTGACGGCGGGCATGGCCGTGATGGCCGCCGCACAGGTGCTCCTCGCCGCGGCTCCCGACGTGGGGGTCGCGATCGCCGCGCGCCTCTTGATGGGCGCCGGTGAGGCCGCGATCTTCCCCGGCGTGCTGCGCGTCATCGGCATGCGCTTCCCGCGCCGAATCGCCCCGACCGCGGTGCAGGTGACGGGGCTGCTCGGCCAATTCGGTCAGATCATCAGCGTCGTGCCCTTCGCGGCCCTCGTCGGGCTCTCGGGGTGGACGGCCGCCTTCCTCTCGCTCGGCGGGGTGACGGTGTTGACGGCGGTGCTGGTCGCGGTCATCGTGCGCGAGCGTCGCCCGGCGGTGGTCGAACGCACTCCGGTCGCGCGCGCGGTACGCGAGGCGTGGAGGTCGCCGGGCACCCGCCTGGCGTTCTGGGTGCACTTCGTCACGTCGTTCTCGGGCAACGCCTTCGCGATCCTGTGGGGCTTCCCGTTCCTCGTCGCCGGGCAAGGACTGGATGCCGGCACGGCCGGCGCCCTGTTCTCGGTCTACGTCGTCGGCGGCATCGTTCTGGGGCCGCTCGTCGGCGCGGTGTCGGGACGCTTCCCGCACGCCCGCACGGCGCTCGTGGTGTCTCTCGTGGCGGTGCAGGCGTCATCCTGGGCGGCGGTCCTGGCGTTCCCCGATCGGGCGCCGCTGCCGCTGCTCGTCGTGCTGGCCCTCGCGATGTGCGCCGGGGGACCTGCCTCGATGGTCGCGTTCGACATCGTGCGCGACCACAACCCGCGGGAGCGGCTGAGTACCGCGTCGGGAGTGGTTAACGGGGCCGGCTTCTCGTCGAGCATCCTCGTCATCCTGGCGATCGGGGCGGCGCTCACCCTGCAGGCCGGCGGGGCGGAGTACTCGCCCGCCGCCTTCCGGCTGGCCGAGCTCGTGCAGGTGCCGTTCTGGACCGCCGGGCTGCTGCTCGTGTGGCGGGCTCAGCGGGCGGTGCGCCTGTCGTCTGCCCCCGAGGCACCCTGA